One stretch of Thermoprotei archaeon DNA includes these proteins:
- a CDS encoding helix-turn-helix domain-containing protein — MKEELLRPKDVAKIFNISVKTLWKWQKKGIIRAVKLPTGKLRYPKSEVERLWKQLRATGSQ, encoded by the coding sequence ATGAAAGAAGAACTGCTTAGACCAAAGGATGTCGCAAAGATATTCAACATCTCAGTTAAAACTCTTTGGAAGTGGCAGAAGAAAGGCATTATTAGGGCAGTTAAACTCCCAACTGGCAAGCTCCGCTATCCCAAGAGCGAAGTTGAGAGGCTATGGAAGCAGTTAAGAGCTACGGGATCCCAGTAG
- a CDS encoding ABC transporter ATP-binding protein, producing the protein METLNKLVVKNLRCSYDRKQVLNNISFSLKDREALAIIGSAGTGKSTLAYCLSGIIPHKIRGTISGEILFRNENILGKKPSELASKIGFIMQNYDMQIFGLTVEEDVRFGLENLGFDENEIEKRINWVLKSLGLEKYKRTYVSQLSSGLKQKLVMASILVMRPDIIIMDDPLLNLDWIGTKNLEKIIIDLKKQGTSFIILTKHIEGLDNAVDKVVLLNNNIMSNEKVKTSSMSEMHKVRKNEELVKLDKVWFRYPNGDFILKDLTLSVNKYDIIAIMGPNGSGKTTLIKLMSGLLKPTKGCVTVVGKDTKKYNAPKLVNHVSLVFQNPEKYITFETVWDEVTFGCKNLKLPLTYAENALKLFNLYERRRDPPYELSMSEKIKLHIVSALALNPDILILDEPVTVHDANSLTPLKTVIEQSYKQGKAVIIVTHDTDLALHLCNRIIIINNGAIIADNTPDVILSNDTLIKQIGLKPINTYEIGLTIKKQASG; encoded by the coding sequence ATGGAGACTTTAAATAAACTTGTTGTTAAAAATTTACGTTGTAGTTATGATAGAAAACAAGTTCTAAATAATATATCTTTTTCTTTAAAAGATAGAGAAGCATTAGCAATAATAGGATCAGCTGGAACTGGAAAATCAACATTGGCGTATTGTTTATCAGGAATAATACCCCACAAGATTAGAGGAACAATTAGTGGAGAGATTCTTTTTCGTAATGAAAATATTTTAGGGAAGAAACCCAGTGAATTGGCTAGTAAAATTGGTTTTATTATGCAAAATTATGATATGCAAATTTTTGGTTTAACAGTTGAAGAAGATGTTAGATTTGGTCTTGAGAATCTTGGATTCGATGAAAACGAAATTGAAAAACGAATAAACTGGGTCTTGAAATCATTAGGGTTAGAAAAGTATAAAAGAACTTACGTATCACAACTTTCAAGTGGTTTAAAACAAAAGTTAGTGATGGCATCTATACTCGTTATGAGACCTGATATAATCATCATGGATGATCCTTTATTAAATCTTGATTGGATCGGGACCAAAAATTTAGAAAAGATTATTATTGATCTTAAGAAACAGGGTACTAGTTTTATAATACTCACCAAGCATATCGAAGGATTAGACAATGCTGTTGACAAAGTCGTCTTATTAAATAATAATATAATGAGTAATGAAAAAGTGAAGACATCTAGTATGTCAGAAATGCATAAAGTAAGAAAAAATGAAGAATTAGTAAAGCTAGATAAGGTGTGGTTTAGATATCCTAATGGAGATTTTATACTCAAAGATTTAACATTAAGTGTAAATAAGTATGATATAATAGCTATAATGGGTCCCAACGGTTCTGGAAAAACTACATTAATAAAACTCATGAGTGGCCTTCTAAAACCTACTAAAGGATGTGTTACTGTGGTTGGAAAAGATACTAAAAAATATAACGCGCCTAAATTAGTTAATCATGTTTCTCTTGTTTTTCAAAATCCTGAAAAATATATAACGTTTGAGACAGTATGGGATGAGGTCACTTTCGGATGTAAAAATCTAAAACTCCCTTTAACATACGCAGAAAATGCTTTAAAACTCTTTAATCTGTATGAAAGAAGACGTGATCCTCCCTATGAGCTAAGCATGAGTGAAAAAATTAAACTCCATATAGTATCTGCATTAGCATTAAATCCAGATATACTTATTCTTGATGAGCCAGTGACAGTTCATGATGCAAATTCATTAACACCATTAAAAACAGTAATAGAACAGTCATATAAGCAAGGTAAAGCTGTCATAATCGTCACCCATGATACTGACTTAGCATTGCATCTATGCAATAGAATCATCATAATTAATAACGGCGCGATCATAGCTGATAATACACCTGATGTAATACTTTCTAACGATACGTTAATAAAACAAATTGGATTAAAACCCATAAATACTTACGAGATTGGATTAACGATAAAAAAACAAGCTTCTGGGTGA
- a CDS encoding RidA family protein, with protein sequence MPVKKIIFTEKAPKPIGPYSQGVFASSFLFISGQIPIDPVTGQLVEGDFATKVRRVLDNLKNIVEAAGGNLRNIVKVNVYLKDMNKFGEFNSIYSEYFLDSPPARSVVEVSNLPRGVDLEVEAIAFIP encoded by the coding sequence ATGCCAGTTAAAAAGATCATATTTACAGAAAAGGCGCCTAAACCAATTGGTCCATATTCACAAGGAGTGTTCGCGTCATCTTTTCTTTTTATATCTGGACAAATACCAATCGATCCTGTTACTGGTCAACTCGTTGAGGGTGATTTTGCTACTAAGGTGCGCAGGGTTTTAGATAATCTAAAAAATATTGTAGAGGCTGCTGGAGGAAATTTAAGAAATATTGTTAAAGTTAATGTGTATCTTAAAGATATGAACAAGTTTGGCGAGTTTAATTCTATATATTCTGAATATTTTCTAGATAGTCCTCCTGCACGAAGCGTTGTGGAGGTAAGTAATTTGCCTAGAGGTGTAGATTTAGAGGTGGAAGCTATAGCGTTTATACCATAA
- the alaXM gene encoding alanyl-tRNA editing protein AlaXM — MLHDPSNRSCHNTILLILPKFKSVYHNYFIKICSRETVNKFVKFIKHVKFNVIRRKMSSKLLYMYDSYIKEFDATVTYVNNNSIELDQTAFFPTSGGVQHDTGILISQNTIYQVIDVVKENNRVFHIINKPGLKISDKVHGVVDWNRRYKLMRMHTAAHLLSAVFYNDLHALITGNQLDVDKSRIDFSVETFDRELIMKLVEKANQLIKSDIKVKIYFMKRDDALKIPDLVKLAEAHPPDIEELRIVEIEGIDKQADGGPHVSYLNEIGNIVVLKLENKGKTNRRIYYTVQP; from the coding sequence TTGCTACACGACCCTTCAAATCGTTCATGTCACAACACAATATTATTAATTCTTCCAAAATTTAAATCCGTTTATCATAATTATTTCATTAAAATTTGTTCCAGAGAAACGGTAAATAAGTTTGTTAAATTTATAAAGCATGTAAAATTTAATGTTATTAGACGCAAAATGAGTAGTAAATTACTTTATATGTATGATAGTTATATAAAAGAGTTTGATGCGACAGTAACCTATGTTAATAATAACTCAATAGAATTGGATCAAACTGCGTTCTTTCCTACAAGTGGTGGTGTACAACATGATACTGGAATCTTGATATCACAGAATACGATTTATCAGGTTATAGATGTTGTAAAGGAGAATAACAGAGTATTTCATATAATTAATAAACCAGGATTAAAAATTAGTGATAAGGTTCACGGTGTAGTAGATTGGAATAGGAGGTACAAGTTAATGAGGATGCATACAGCAGCACATTTACTCAGTGCAGTATTTTATAATGACTTACATGCTTTAATAACGGGGAATCAATTAGATGTAGACAAATCAAGAATAGATTTCAGTGTAGAAACGTTTGATAGAGAATTGATCATGAAACTTGTTGAAAAAGCTAATCAATTGATAAAAAGTGATATTAAAGTTAAAATATACTTCATGAAAAGAGATGACGCACTAAAAATACCTGATCTAGTTAAACTTGCCGAAGCTCATCCACCAGATATTGAGGAATTACGTATAGTAGAAATTGAGGGAATTGATAAACAAGCCGATGGGGGCCCTCATGTTTCATATCTTAATGAGATTGGTAATATAGTAGTGCTTAAGTTAGAAAACAAAGGTAAGACTAATAGAAGAATTTACTACACAGTTCAACCATAA
- a CDS encoding SDR family oxidoreductase, with product MNDLKGRVAIVTGSGRGIGRSIAILLAKMGAKVVVNVKKGINEADETLENIRSAGGDGIIIQADVSADSGARKLIGETVKAFGTVDILINNAGVGIARALHDIDEKLWDKQINTNLKSAFLCSKYASEIMIKKGWGRIINISSIAGIIGMALLIPYSAAKAGLIGLTRALAAELSPYGITVNVVAAGLVKTKMGLSLIELLAGKDDVEKIADNWALQHTLTKKMLNPDEVAELVVFLASEKAKNITGQIFVIDSGQTINESRNYMFL from the coding sequence ATGAACGATTTGAAGGGTCGTGTAGCAATAGTTACTGGAAGCGGTAGGGGGATTGGAAGAAGCATTGCCATTTTATTAGCAAAGATGGGAGCCAAGGTTGTTGTGAATGTGAAGAAAGGTATTAACGAAGCTGATGAGACATTAGAGAACATAAGAAGTGCAGGAGGAGACGGGATTATCATTCAAGCCGATGTATCGGCAGATTCTGGTGCTAGGAAATTAATTGGTGAAACTGTAAAAGCTTTTGGAACGGTAGATATACTAATCAATAATGCTGGTGTTGGCATAGCAAGAGCTCTTCATGATATTGATGAAAAATTATGGGATAAACAAATTAATACTAATTTAAAATCTGCGTTCTTATGTTCGAAATACGCATCTGAGATTATGATTAAAAAAGGTTGGGGGCGCATAATAAACATCTCTTCCATAGCAGGTATAATAGGAATGGCTCTTCTAATACCTTATAGCGCTGCAAAAGCTGGATTAATAGGTTTAACAAGAGCACTTGCTGCTGAATTATCACCCTATGGTATTACTGTGAATGTAGTAGCAGCCGGATTAGTAAAAACTAAAATGGGATTAAGCCTGATTGAATTACTTGCAGGAAAGGATGATGTGGAAAAGATTGCTGATAACTGGGCATTACAACATACTCTAACTAAAAAGATGCTAAACCCAGATGAGGTTGCAGAACTAGTCGTATTTTTAGCATCTGAAAAAGCTAAAAATATAACAGGACAGATATTCGTAATAGACTCAGGTCAAACAATTAACGAATCCAGAAATTACATGTTCCTATAA
- a CDS encoding formate--phosphoribosylaminoimidazolecarboxamide ligase gives MNKSNITIATLGSHSALQILKGAKDEGFKTVLISLKKRLKLYSRFRKLIDELIIVEDFSEISSKEIQEKLLNLNSILIPHGSLIEYINLETIEKNFKVPIFGNKYIFRWESDRVLKDRLLNEAHIRTPKTYKTLDEINKLTIVKLPGAKGGKGYFLTSNPDDVKIKIHNMGLKIEDVFIQEYIIGTTAYIHFFNSPLTNELELISIDKRYETNVDGLGRLPADIQLLLKPETSYLVIGNVPIVLRESLLEEIFEIGDNLVETSKKLIPPGLIGPFCIEGTYDKDGNFYVFEFSARIVAGTNLYTHGSPYTWLLYNEPISMGRRIAIEIKKAIQENRITDIIT, from the coding sequence ATGAATAAATCAAATATAACAATTGCAACGCTAGGCTCACACTCTGCTTTACAAATACTCAAGGGAGCCAAAGACGAAGGATTTAAAACAGTTTTAATAAGTCTAAAAAAGAGATTAAAGCTTTATAGTAGATTTCGAAAATTAATAGATGAATTAATAATTGTAGAAGATTTTTCAGAAATTTCATCAAAAGAAATACAAGAAAAACTCCTTAATCTAAACTCTATACTAATACCTCATGGTTCTTTAATTGAATATATCAATCTAGAAACTATTGAAAAAAATTTTAAAGTTCCAATATTTGGTAACAAATATATCTTCAGATGGGAATCAGACAGGGTGCTTAAGGATAGGCTATTAAATGAGGCCCATATAAGAACACCAAAAACGTATAAAACACTTGACGAAATTAATAAACTAACAATAGTTAAACTTCCAGGAGCTAAAGGTGGCAAGGGATACTTTCTAACATCAAATCCAGATGACGTCAAAATAAAAATTCATAACATGGGATTAAAAATAGAGGATGTGTTCATCCAAGAATATATTATAGGTACAACAGCATATATTCATTTCTTCAATTCACCATTAACCAATGAACTTGAGCTAATAAGCATCGACAAAAGATATGAGACAAATGTTGATGGACTAGGAAGACTTCCAGCTGATATACAGCTATTATTAAAACCAGAAACCTCATATTTAGTTATAGGAAACGTCCCGATTGTGCTCAGGGAATCATTACTAGAGGAAATATTTGAAATAGGTGATAACCTCGTTGAAACATCTAAAAAACTTATACCACCAGGACTCATAGGCCCATTTTGTATCGAAGGAACTTATGATAAAGATGGAAATTTTTATGTGTTTGAATTCTCAGCCAGAATAGTTGCAGGCACAAACCTTTATACGCACGGTTCACCTTACACATGGTTACTATACAACGAGCCAATAAGCATGGGTCGGAGAATAGCTATAGAAATCAAAAAAGCAATACAAGAGAATAGGATAACAGATATTATAACATAA
- the thiL gene encoding thiamine-phosphate kinase, whose amino-acid sequence MRDIVASLGERGIIEYAWSIFSKHPKELMGHNDDVVALRINNKFLVFHTDVLVESCDVLPGMTPYQIGRKSIVMNISDLASKSVKPEGILISLGLPKTYKKRDLAMLFKGIEEASRKYNSYILGGDTSESSELFIAVFVYGITDFEPPKRSNAKPGDIVAVTGLFGLTSIAYKILLEKNMKVMKSTAKEALRSVYYPNARLMEGLALKGLVSASMDVSDGLAFSLHTIAEMSNVGIKITNVPLHPLIKKFAKDNKLDPIDLIFYNGGEEYELLVTIPPNKWNDAVTNIKNIGGTLIEIGKITHEKKVTAKIGKKYYKIEKKGWSHFKTWNYI is encoded by the coding sequence ATGAGAGATATAGTAGCATCGTTGGGTGAGCGAGGCATAATAGAGTATGCATGGAGCATTTTCTCTAAACACCCTAAAGAATTAATGGGTCATAATGATGATGTTGTTGCGCTACGAATTAATAATAAATTTCTGGTGTTTCATACTGATGTTTTAGTTGAAAGTTGTGACGTTTTGCCAGGAATGACTCCATACCAGATTGGACGAAAATCTATAGTAATGAACATATCTGATTTAGCATCAAAATCTGTAAAACCAGAAGGTATTTTAATTTCACTTGGGCTTCCGAAAACATATAAAAAACGTGATCTAGCAATGTTATTTAAAGGTATTGAAGAAGCATCAAGAAAATATAACTCTTATATATTAGGCGGTGACACAAGTGAATCTTCAGAGCTTTTCATAGCAGTTTTTGTTTACGGAATAACAGATTTTGAACCACCCAAAAGAAGTAATGCAAAACCAGGCGATATAGTAGCAGTTACTGGGTTATTTGGTCTTACTAGTATAGCCTATAAAATACTCTTAGAAAAGAACATGAAAGTCATGAAGAGTACAGCAAAGGAAGCATTACGATCAGTTTACTATCCTAATGCTAGATTAATGGAAGGATTAGCATTAAAAGGATTAGTCTCAGCAAGCATGGACGTTAGTGATGGCTTAGCTTTTTCCTTACACACAATAGCTGAAATGAGTAATGTAGGCATTAAAATAACTAACGTACCATTACATCCTTTAATTAAAAAATTTGCAAAGGATAATAAATTAGATCCGATAGACCTAATATTCTATAATGGAGGAGAAGAGTACGAGTTATTAGTCACAATTCCTCCAAATAAATGGAATGATGCAGTAACTAATATAAAAAACATAGGTGGCACACTCATAGAAATAGGAAAAATAACACATGAAAAAAAAGTTACAGCTAAGATAGGAAAAAAATACTATAAAATTGAAAAAAAAGGATGGAGTCACTTTAAAACATGGAATTATATATAG
- a CDS encoding ECF transporter S component has translation MITVDKSVTQLSKPDTFTAIAYIAVTSAVTAVGFLFTAPIPLIPGAIQWRVLAFLPCVFGILFGPLIGFLSGAIGNTLWALLGGYFNPATPIFDLIGVGITGLLPGLLTKPEDSLNRKGLIKISVLSFVSGLIMVPIVAIGFDWVGVAPFGTAVILLAISDLPPILIGTPVVVRIIVPTLIRRGLIRWRL, from the coding sequence GTGATAACTGTGGATAAAAGTGTTACCCAATTATCAAAACCTGACACTTTTACTGCAATAGCGTATATTGCAGTAACATCAGCTGTCACAGCAGTTGGTTTTCTGTTTACTGCTCCAATACCTTTGATACCTGGCGCTATACAGTGGAGGGTTCTTGCATTTTTACCATGTGTGTTTGGCATATTATTTGGACCATTAATAGGTTTTCTCTCAGGAGCAATAGGTAATACTCTTTGGGCATTGCTCGGAGGTTATTTTAATCCTGCAACACCAATATTTGATCTTATCGGAGTTGGCATAACCGGATTATTACCAGGTCTTCTAACTAAACCAGAGGACTCACTAAATAGAAAAGGTCTTATTAAGATAAGTGTGTTATCGTTTGTTTCCGGTTTGATTATGGTTCCAATCGTTGCAATAGGATTTGATTGGGTTGGTGTTGCTCCTTTTGGTACTGCAGTGATTTTGTTAGCAATTAGTGATTTACCACCAATTCTTATTGGAACACCAGTAGTAGTGAGAATCATTGTTCCTACTTTAATAAGAAGAGGTTTAATACGATGGAGACTTTAA
- a CDS encoding formate--phosphoribosylaminoimidazolecarboxamide ligase family protein: MIRTKIIELVKKYDTNNIHIGTIGSHSALDIMDGAKDEDLKTIVVCQRGREKPYLMFKRLYDEIIILDKFSEIINEEVQEKLRRLNTIFIPNRAFTTYIPYDDIENKFMIPIFGNRDMLKTEERWAPKNQYYLLEKAGIKQPKRFKSPDEIDRLVIVKVQEAKRKTERAFFTATNLEDYWKKVRDRIEKKIITKEDLKNAVIEEFVLGTYFNFNYFYSLIDDELEFLGIDRRLQTNLYDFVNLPAKQQLDIDIPLQNIEVGHIPATIRESLLEKVFDIGLRFVQTTKKEYPPGIIGPFALQGVVTVDLDIVIFDISPRVPGSPVLITTSPYSKFKHGFIVGTGRRIAMEIKKAINLNKITDIIT, encoded by the coding sequence ATGATAAGAACCAAGATTATTGAACTTGTTAAAAAATATGATACAAACAATATTCATATAGGTACAATAGGAAGCCATTCTGCACTGGATATCATGGATGGTGCCAAAGATGAGGATTTAAAGACTATAGTGGTGTGCCAGAGAGGAAGAGAAAAACCATACCTAATGTTTAAGAGACTGTATGACGAAATAATAATCCTTGATAAATTCTCGGAAATAATTAATGAAGAAGTTCAAGAAAAACTAAGGAGATTAAACACAATATTTATACCCAACCGTGCATTCACAACGTATATTCCATATGATGATATTGAAAATAAGTTTATGATACCAATATTCGGTAACAGGGATATGTTAAAAACTGAAGAAAGATGGGCACCAAAAAACCAATATTACCTTCTTGAAAAAGCTGGTATAAAACAACCCAAAAGATTTAAATCTCCAGATGAGATTGACCGGCTTGTAATAGTCAAAGTTCAGGAGGCTAAAAGAAAAACAGAGAGAGCATTTTTTACAGCGACTAATCTAGAGGATTACTGGAAAAAAGTCAGAGATAGGATAGAGAAAAAAATTATAACAAAGGAAGACTTAAAAAACGCTGTTATAGAAGAATTTGTACTCGGTACATACTTTAACTTTAATTACTTTTATTCTTTAATAGATGACGAATTAGAATTTTTAGGTATTGATAGGAGACTACAAACAAATCTTTATGACTTCGTGAATTTACCAGCAAAGCAACAATTAGATATTGATATACCACTCCAAAACATAGAAGTAGGACATATACCAGCAACAATAAGGGAATCGCTTCTAGAAAAAGTGTTTGATATAGGTCTAAGATTCGTTCAGACAACTAAAAAAGAGTATCCACCAGGTATTATAGGACCCTTCGCGCTTCAAGGGGTTGTTACTGTCGATCTAGATATAGTGATATTTGATATATCACCTAGAGTGCCAGGCAGCCCTGTACTAATCACAACATCACCATATAGCAAGTTCAAGCATGGATTCATCGTTGGAACTGGTCGGAGAATAGCTATGGAGATCAAAAAAGCTATAAACCTAAATAAAATCACGGATATTATAACATAA